From one Novosphingobium sp. genomic stretch:
- a CDS encoding host attachment family protein encodes MNISHDALILVADGRKRLLLRNGGSAEEIALRVEEHQTHDSPADRDQKSDAAGAASSTQGGGTFAPSRGTMGETDFHQQEEDRFAIQTADLVNRMALESAFETLIVVAPPQVLGTLRKHYHGEVKARLVGELNKDLTSMPVPDIEQALLAA; translated from the coding sequence ATGAACATTTCCCACGATGCACTGATCCTGGTGGCCGATGGCCGCAAGCGGCTGTTGCTGCGCAATGGCGGCAGCGCCGAAGAAATCGCCCTGCGCGTCGAGGAGCATCAGACTCACGACAGCCCCGCCGACCGCGACCAGAAAAGCGATGCCGCAGGCGCTGCCTCCTCGACGCAGGGCGGCGGCACCTTCGCCCCCTCACGCGGGACGATGGGCGAGACCGACTTCCACCAGCAGGAGGAAGACCGTTTCGCCATCCAGACCGCCGATCTGGTGAACCGCATGGCGCTGGAATCCGCCTTCGAGACACTGATCGTGGTGGCCCCGCCGCAGGTGCTGGGCACGCTGCGCAAGCATTACCATGGTGAGGTCAAGGCACGCCTGGTGGGCGAGTTGAACAAGGACCTCACCTCCATGCCCGTGCCCGATATCGAACAGGCACTGCTGGCGGCCTGA
- a CDS encoding DMT family transporter, which translates to MTTLSASSPSSSLSRALPYLALCGSIASFCVGTSFGKSLFPLVGAQGTVSYRVGFAALILLAIWRPWRQKISRADLLATMRYGAVLGLMNFCFYMALRSIPLGLAIAIEFLGPLTVSLLHARRLAHIAMVALAAAGLALLLPLRQMNHALDWTGVIYALCAGVFWGLYIVFGKKTSHLPGGQTVALGMATAALVVVPIGVHDVGAALLTPSLMASGVVVAMLSSALPYSLEMIALKSIPENRLGILLSVEPAAGALAGALILGEHLTPLQLLAIALVVAASVGSVLMGDKVPEHAKCVGDPL; encoded by the coding sequence ATGACCACGCTTTCCGCCTCTTCCCCCAGCAGCTCCCTGTCGCGCGCCTTGCCCTATCTGGCGCTGTGCGGTTCGATCGCCTCCTTTTGCGTGGGCACATCCTTCGGCAAAAGCCTGTTTCCGCTGGTGGGAGCACAGGGCACGGTCAGCTACCGCGTGGGCTTTGCCGCGCTGATCCTGCTGGCGATCTGGCGGCCTTGGCGCCAGAAAATCAGCCGCGCCGACCTGCTGGCCACCATGCGCTATGGCGCGGTGCTGGGGCTGATGAACTTCTGTTTTTATATGGCGCTGCGCAGCATTCCGCTGGGTCTGGCCATCGCCATCGAGTTTCTCGGGCCGCTGACCGTCTCGCTGCTGCATGCGCGGCGGCTGGCGCATATCGCCATGGTGGCGCTGGCGGCGGCGGGTCTGGCCCTGCTGCTGCCCCTGCGCCAGATGAACCATGCGCTGGACTGGACGGGCGTGATCTATGCCCTGTGCGCGGGCGTGTTCTGGGGCCTCTACATCGTCTTCGGCAAGAAAACGAGCCATCTGCCCGGCGGACAGACCGTGGCGCTGGGCATGGCCACGGCGGCGCTGGTGGTGGTGCCGATCGGCGTCCACGATGTCGGCGCGGCTTTGCTCACGCCCTCGCTGATGGCGAGCGGCGTGGTGGTGGCCATGCTGTCGAGCGCGCTGCCCTATTCGCTGGAAATGATCGCGCTCAAGAGCATTCCCGAGAACCGTCTGGGCATCCTGCTGAGCGTCGAGCCCGCAGCGGGCGCGCTGGCCGGGGCGCTGATCCTTGGCGAGCATCTGACCCCGCTGCAGCTTCTGGCGATTGCTCTGGTGGTGGCTGCCTCGGTGGGCAGTGTGCTGATGGGCGACAAGGTGCCCGAACATGCCAAATGCGTGGGTGACCCGCTTTAA
- a CDS encoding Lrp/AsnC family transcriptional regulator, with the protein MAEPVDLDHFDRRIIAIVRRNNLEPARLIATQVGLSESAVLRRLRRLRATGVIMADIAVIDPSRLAPAILIHVLVELKQSGLRVEQAFAARLAGREEVIGAWNVTGRTDFLLTVTVPSIEAYQRFSDEVLAADENVRDFETLVTLREIVRPRHLREGHLREGEPL; encoded by the coding sequence ATGGCGGAACCTGTCGATCTCGATCATTTTGACCGGCGAATCATCGCCATTGTACGCCGCAACAATCTGGAACCCGCACGCCTTATCGCCACGCAGGTCGGGCTGTCGGAAAGCGCGGTGTTGCGCCGTTTGCGGCGGCTGCGCGCCACCGGGGTGATCATGGCGGATATCGCGGTGATCGACCCGTCGCGGCTGGCGCCGGCCATCCTGATCCATGTGCTGGTGGAGTTGAAGCAGAGCGGTTTGCGGGTGGAGCAGGCCTTTGCCGCACGCCTCGCCGGGCGCGAGGAGGTGATCGGCGCGTGGAACGTCACCGGGCGCACCGATTTCCTGCTGACGGTCACCGTCCCCTCGATCGAGGCCTATCAGCGTTTCTCCGATGAAGTGCTGGCCGCCGACGAGAATGTCCGCGATTTCGAAACGCTGGTCACGCTGCGCGAGATCGTTCGGCCCCGTCATCTGCGCGAGGGGCACCTGCGCGAGGGCGAGCCGCTGTAA